The Thiomonas sp. FB-Cd genome includes a window with the following:
- a CDS encoding DUF2784 domain-containing protein has translation MMVAFALDALLLFHGAFVLFVVGGGLLAMRFRKLLGWHLAAAAWGAVVEINGWICPLTFLEDWLRVATGVAGYQGGFLAHYLFAMIYPDGLSRRMQIGLGIGVVLVNAFVYGYLWPRLVRARRLKG, from the coding sequence ATGATGGTTGCCTTCGCCCTCGACGCGCTTTTGCTGTTTCACGGTGCTTTCGTCCTGTTCGTCGTAGGCGGCGGTTTGTTGGCGATGCGATTCCGAAAGTTGCTCGGCTGGCACCTCGCCGCAGCAGCATGGGGCGCGGTTGTTGAAATCAATGGATGGATTTGCCCACTGACATTCCTTGAGGACTGGTTGCGCGTGGCCACTGGTGTCGCTGGTTACCAGGGCGGCTTTCTCGCGCACTACCTCTTCGCAATGATCTACCCGGATGGTCTCTCCCGCCGGATGCAAATCGGGCTGGGAATTGGCGTTGTGCTGGTCAACGCCTTCGTGTATGGGTATTTATGGCCAAGGCTTGTGCGAGCACGGCGCCTCAAAGGGTAA
- a CDS encoding helix-turn-helix transcriptional regulator gives METQQALSALAALAHESRLRVFRTLVQAGPAGMAAGQISEATGIVPSSLSFHLKELNHAALVSSRQAGRFVIYVAQFGAMNALLAFLTDNCCGGNPCNTVRQAPCAAAQAVSTTLED, from the coding sequence ATGGAAACACAACAAGCGCTTTCGGCTCTCGCTGCACTGGCCCATGAATCCCGTCTGCGCGTCTTTCGCACCTTGGTGCAGGCCGGGCCCGCCGGAATGGCGGCAGGACAAATCAGCGAGGCCACGGGCATCGTGCCCTCCTCGCTGTCCTTTCACCTCAAGGAACTGAACCACGCCGCGCTGGTGTCGTCGCGGCAGGCAGGGCGGTTCGTCATCTATGTGGCGCAGTTTGGCGCCATGAACGCCCTGCTGGCATTCCTGACCGACAACTGTTGCGGTGGCAACCCCTGCAACACCGTGCGCCAGGCGCCGTGCGCCGCAGCGCAAGCGGTGTCAACCACATTGGAGGATTGA